From the genome of Lycorma delicatula isolate Av1 chromosome 11, ASM4794821v1, whole genome shotgun sequence, one region includes:
- the LOC142332373 gene encoding longitudinals lacking protein-like, producing MGSGQQFNLRWNNHTNNILQVFMEHLNSELLVDVSLSCEGKFLKAHKMVLSACSPYFQELFKLHQLPHPVIIFNGIGFSELKLVVEFMYRGEIKVLESDLQTVLQTAEALQVKGLSTVRNKYDEAAAAAAISQHQQQQLQQQQQLFKVVSSNVDCSNTNSNTTTVSNNTNGNSAVAASANPSCTDVGSGLSHFAKTIKPVTDPFKTRTRLHKIVQACSCDIENLVFKYFLF from the exons ATGGGTTCTGGACAGCAATTTAATCTACGCTGGAACAATCACACAAACAATATATTGCAG gtttttatGGAACATTTGAACAGTGAATTACTCGTTGATGTATCATTATCTTGTGAAGGAAAATTCTTAAAAGCACACAAAATGGTTTTATCTGCTTGCAGCCCTTATTTTCAG GAATTATTCAAGTTGCATCAGTTACCCCAtcctgtaattatatttaatggaaTTGGTTTCAGTGAATTAAAATTGGTTGTCGAATTCATGTACAGAGGAGAGATTAAG GTACTAGAAAGTGATTTGCAAACTGTATTACAAACTGCAGAAGCATTGCAAGTTAAAGGTTTATCTACTGTTCGTAATAAATATGATGAAGCTGCTGCAGCAGCAGCTATTAGTCAGCATCAACAACAGCAGCTTCAACAGCAACAGCAGTTATTTAAAGTAGTGTCTTCCAATGTTGATTGTAGCAATACAAACTCAAATACAACTACAGTATCCAATAATACTAATGGAAATAGTGCTGTTGCTGCTTCTGCTAATCCTAGTTGCACCGATGTTGGATCTGGTTTATCACATTTtgcaaaaacaattaaaccaGTTACAGATCCATTTAAAACAAGAACCCGTCTTCATAAAATTGTACAGGCATGTAGTTGTGATATTGAAaatcttgtatttaaatattttcttttttag